The proteins below are encoded in one region of bacterium:
- a CDS encoding M20/M25/M40 family metallo-hydrolase, protein MNIPTHNTDRLVRTFLDLVQIDSPSKQESAVADYLEKILAPLGVTTFRDNAGEKIGGNCGNLHVKMPANSSKAPALLFSAHMDCVMPCLGVKPVIKDGVVYSDGTTVLGSDDKSGVATVVEMLRCLHESNMPHGPIEAIFDVAEEIGLLGANQVDLTTVKAKTAFVLDNEELDTIVYRAPSANRMHYEIDGIAAHAGMAPEKGVSAIEVFAEAVSRMKLGRLDPDSTANIGTVNSGRATNIVADKLVATAEARSHSNDVLEAQSRHMTQCFEDAVKKFTKTVDGKTVAPVFRADVKREFNAMNIPFDSPAYKLAADAGKELGITMQPLAIGGGTNANVYNEKGLPAVVIGCGMRNEHTNSEHVHIKDMETSVKLCLTIVRKNHEYSV, encoded by the coding sequence ATGAACATCCCGACTCACAACACGGATCGTCTGGTCCGCACATTTTTGGATCTGGTACAGATCGACAGCCCGTCGAAGCAGGAATCGGCGGTTGCCGATTATCTGGAGAAGATCCTTGCGCCGCTGGGCGTTACCACCTTTCGCGATAATGCCGGCGAGAAGATCGGCGGCAACTGCGGTAATCTGCACGTAAAGATGCCGGCGAATAGTTCCAAGGCGCCGGCGTTGCTGTTTTCCGCTCATATGGATTGCGTGATGCCCTGCCTCGGTGTTAAACCCGTCATCAAGGACGGAGTCGTCTATTCCGACGGCACCACCGTGCTCGGTTCGGATGACAAGTCCGGTGTAGCGACGGTTGTGGAAATGCTGCGCTGTCTCCATGAATCCAACATGCCGCACGGGCCGATTGAAGCAATTTTCGATGTGGCCGAAGAGATCGGCCTGCTGGGTGCCAATCAGGTGGATCTTACCACCGTGAAGGCCAAGACCGCATTTGTTCTGGATAATGAAGAACTGGATACTATCGTCTACCGCGCACCCAGCGCCAACCGCATGCATTACGAGATCGATGGCATCGCGGCCCACGCCGGCATGGCGCCGGAGAAGGGTGTGTCGGCCATTGAAGTGTTTGCCGAGGCCGTATCCAGAATGAAGCTTGGCCGGCTGGACCCTGATTCCACCGCTAACATCGGAACGGTCAATTCCGGCCGCGCGACCAATATCGTGGCGGACAAGCTGGTGGCCACTGCCGAAGCGCGCAGCCACTCCAACGACGTGCTCGAAGCGCAGTCTCGCCATATGACGCAGTGTTTCGAAGATGCGGTCAAGAAGTTCACCAAGACCGTGGACGGCAAGACGGTGGCTCCGGTTTTTCGCGCGGACGTCAAACGCGAGTTCAATGCCATGAACATTCCGTTCGACAGTCCGGCCTACAAGCTGGCGGCGGACGCGGGCAAGGAGCTGGGCATTACGATGCAGCCTCTGGCCATTGGCGGTGGCACGAACGCCAACGTCTATAACGAGAAAGGTCTGCCCGCCGTCGTCATTGGCTGCGGTATGAGAAACGAGCACACCAACAGCGAGCACGTCCATATCAAGGATATGGAGACCAGTGTGAAGCTGTGTTTGACGATTGTGCGGAAGAACCACGAATATTCTGTGTAG
- a CDS encoding tetratricopeptide repeat protein: MKRFPLFIAIFLSLLLLSGCGYFNTFYNAKKQFGEAERDTRAQQRQARRQQQQQPQQPNNPNAPPQQGGSVPPGAGGAPGQSGVASEKYRKVIETSARLLEEHPKSRWADDALFLMGVSYYRLGDLPRAERKFTELMTLFPNSKLVSEATLWKARTLAAEKKKDDAIQLLQTGLELLKPGPEKASALLLMGSLCYDAKRYSDASGYFEQAAGMRQPNIDRINALNSYGQAEFDLGHFEKARDAFAEVASSTGDVQQGYDASIRCSQCEVELKHFDRAQLIIEKLKSGERFLDYSEDIPLELAQLAVRTGRVDEGIRLYQEFIDQHTNGERRGLAFYRLALIHRDQRVDLTLAKALLDSAMRVGPSRQIGDSARAAMEQISKGLLALDKIKALQTEIADLQTQADSISIPRDALTPSALLAFEDSVRRRESALKPAVVKAPPAPVQQAAAPDTAHPALPPVAAATDTARHSPASPKLPHAVKDSTRKPAGPAVVHTLPPVAKTVSPPPLVKAVPTPLDSNETWELARRAFRAMILEERFGLQTLTRAIETRDSSRTEGNNDHVLRMQGVINRAYGVGTRNLPAVADSLKGNASPKKATRVAVAPSALDSVEKVNAAASGRMARSDSAAAPVRTDTLARPSSPDTTRPADERHSLRGFRSTADSQGGAPPDSTQKPPAQDSIPVGGSRPPLPPLPSPTRPAPADSTFGGTRPQHFVPLSASDSTDRRPLPVDSARPDTIPHPVGSSVRPTHTDSTAAASVRATPAQTLRTQLLAKERELQLAYLHAAEFYAYSLTEQDSALNYYRLAATSPVNAEVFWRSNLFLGSALTPKADSTARDSLTGEAADHYRYVVAADSVPSAAANAARAALKLPLIEVPVPAQVAALHAAENAQFTPHAPVDSVLALYSHVIAFDSTSREGKKALFAKATLLEKDLRRYDQARVVYQHLLALNPDSAMEVISKAKVAPPDSNSIFNMSDAELFGKREPVEALFDQKQDESGWPPSEETLRGRHFR; encoded by the coding sequence ATGAAACGATTTCCCCTTTTCATAGCAATTTTTCTGTCGCTGCTTCTGCTTTCCGGTTGCGGCTACTTCAACACGTTCTATAACGCCAAGAAGCAGTTCGGCGAGGCGGAGCGGGATACCCGCGCCCAGCAACGGCAGGCGCGGCGCCAGCAGCAGCAACAGCCGCAGCAGCCGAATAATCCCAATGCGCCTCCACAGCAGGGAGGAAGTGTTCCTCCCGGGGCGGGCGGGGCACCGGGACAATCGGGTGTAGCTTCGGAAAAGTACCGCAAGGTCATCGAAACGTCTGCGCGCCTGCTCGAAGAGCATCCCAAGAGCCGCTGGGCCGACGATGCCCTGTTCCTGATGGGAGTGTCATACTATCGTCTGGGCGATCTGCCTCGCGCAGAACGCAAGTTCACCGAGTTGATGACGCTCTTTCCCAACAGCAAGCTGGTCAGCGAAGCCACGTTGTGGAAAGCCCGGACCCTTGCCGCAGAGAAGAAGAAGGACGACGCGATTCAACTGCTGCAGACCGGACTCGAACTGCTGAAACCGGGTCCGGAAAAAGCAAGCGCACTCCTCCTGATGGGATCCCTCTGCTACGACGCCAAGCGCTATTCCGATGCATCGGGCTATTTCGAGCAAGCCGCCGGGATGCGGCAGCCGAACATCGACCGCATTAATGCGCTGAACAGCTACGGTCAGGCGGAGTTTGATCTGGGCCATTTCGAGAAGGCTCGTGACGCCTTTGCCGAGGTTGCATCCTCGACCGGCGACGTGCAACAGGGGTACGATGCGTCTATCCGCTGTTCGCAGTGCGAGGTAGAGCTGAAACATTTCGACCGGGCGCAGTTGATTATCGAGAAGCTCAAGTCCGGCGAGCGTTTCCTCGATTACTCCGAAGATATTCCGTTGGAACTGGCTCAACTGGCCGTGCGTACCGGGCGCGTGGATGAAGGCATCCGCCTGTACCAGGAGTTCATTGACCAGCATACCAACGGTGAGCGGCGCGGTCTCGCGTTCTACAGGCTTGCGCTGATACATCGTGATCAGCGGGTCGATCTGACTTTGGCCAAGGCGCTGCTCGATAGCGCCATGCGGGTCGGACCGAGCCGCCAGATCGGTGACTCGGCTCGCGCGGCAATGGAGCAGATTTCCAAGGGCCTGCTCGCGCTCGATAAGATCAAGGCATTGCAGACCGAAATTGCCGATCTCCAAACTCAGGCGGACAGCATTTCGATTCCGCGTGATGCGCTTACTCCCTCGGCGTTGCTTGCATTCGAGGATTCCGTGCGCCGCCGGGAATCGGCTCTGAAACCCGCCGTCGTAAAGGCGCCGCCGGCTCCTGTTCAGCAGGCGGCAGCGCCCGATACTGCCCATCCTGCGCTGCCGCCAGTCGCTGCGGCAACGGATACGGCGCGCCATTCTCCTGCGAGTCCAAAGCTCCCACATGCCGTTAAGGATTCGACGCGCAAGCCTGCTGGACCGGCAGTTGTCCATACGCTGCCTCCGGTGGCTAAGACCGTGTCGCCGCCGCCTCTGGTAAAGGCCGTACCCACGCCACTGGATTCCAACGAGACGTGGGAACTGGCCCGGCGCGCCTTCCGTGCGATGATCCTCGAAGAACGGTTCGGCTTGCAGACGTTGACTCGCGCGATCGAGACGCGCGATTCATCCAGAACCGAAGGAAACAACGACCACGTGCTGCGAATGCAAGGCGTGATCAACCGTGCTTACGGTGTCGGTACGCGGAACCTCCCTGCCGTGGCCGACTCGCTCAAGGGAAATGCCTCGCCGAAGAAAGCCACCAGAGTTGCCGTTGCTCCCAGCGCACTCGATTCCGTGGAGAAGGTGAATGCTGCCGCGAGTGGCCGGATGGCTCGCTCGGATTCTGCTGCGGCCCCCGTGAGAACCGATACTCTGGCCCGTCCGTCTTCTCCCGATACGACAAGGCCCGCAGATGAGCGGCACAGCCTGCGAGGATTTCGTTCAACGGCAGATTCGCAAGGTGGCGCTCCGCCGGATTCCACTCAGAAGCCGCCCGCGCAGGATTCCATTCCGGTCGGTGGTTCGCGGCCGCCATTGCCTCCGTTGCCGTCACCGACACGGCCAGCACCTGCCGACTCCACGTTCGGTGGGACCCGGCCGCAGCACTTTGTTCCCTTGTCTGCTTCGGATTCGACAGATCGGCGCCCGCTTCCGGTGGATTCCGCGCGGCCTGACACGATTCCGCATCCTGTCGGTTCATCGGTAAGACCTACTCATACCGACAGCACTGCCGCCGCCTCTGTGCGCGCCACTCCGGCGCAGACGCTACGCACACAGTTGCTCGCCAAGGAGCGGGAACTCCAGTTGGCCTATTTGCACGCCGCGGAGTTCTATGCATACAGTTTGACGGAGCAGGACAGCGCGCTCAACTACTATCGGCTCGCGGCAACGTCGCCGGTCAACGCCGAGGTTTTCTGGCGGTCCAACCTCTTTCTGGGAAGCGCACTTACTCCCAAAGCCGACTCCACAGCCAGAGATTCGCTGACGGGCGAGGCCGCGGACCACTATCGCTATGTGGTCGCAGCCGACAGCGTGCCATCGGCGGCGGCAAATGCGGCGCGGGCCGCGTTGAAGCTTCCACTGATCGAGGTGCCGGTTCCCGCTCAGGTCGCCGCTTTGCACGCCGCCGAAAACGCGCAGTTCACACCCCATGCGCCTGTGGATTCCGTGCTGGCTCTATACAGTCACGTGATCGCCTTCGACTCGACCAGCCGGGAAGGGAAGAAGGCGCTGTTTGCCAAGGCTACTCTCCTCGAAAAGGATCTGCGCCGATACGATCAGGCGCGCGTCGTGTACCAGCACCTGCTGGCACTGAATCCCGACTCGGCGATGGAGGTAATCTCCAAAGCCAAGGTTGCGCCGCCCGACTCCAATTCGATCTTCAATATGTCCGATGCCGAATTATTCGGCAAACGGGAGCCGGTGGAAGCGCTGTTCGATCAGAAACAAGATGAAAGCGGTTGGCCGCCTTCCGAGGAAACTCTTCGTGGACGCCATTTCCGATAG
- the rpsT gene encoding 30S ribosomal protein S20, whose protein sequence is MPQHKSNVKRMRTSAIARLRNRRDRSRCRSVEKHVVEARTQADARAQLSEVFSVLDHMAAKGVLHENTVARRKSRLTNLVSKLPA, encoded by the coding sequence ATGCCCCAGCACAAGTCAAACGTTAAGAGGATGAGGACCAGCGCCATCGCGCGTCTGCGTAATCGTCGTGATCGCTCGCGCTGCCGTTCGGTGGAAAAGCATGTTGTCGAAGCTCGTACTCAGGCCGATGCCCGGGCGCAACTCAGCGAAGTTTTCTCGGTACTGGATCATATGGCTGCCAAGGGTGTGCTTCATGAGAATACGGTTGCACGCCGCAAGTCCCGCCTTACGAACCTGGTGAGCAAACTGCCCGCCTGA
- a CDS encoding glycoside hydrolase family 2 TIM barrel-domain containing protein produces MKFRNQAVSALFLVLTLVLTAPVRPAEGFTFYEQRSPVPSTLPQLKAQPHQAILDLSGAWECRVGDEGDYSPGWIPGAFDNGETVVSYRRTFTLADSLKPMYFELVVPEIHYAVEVWVNGSFVTSFTGSHLGFTCDIPRERLRFGSSNEVTLRVSNRLSPRKTLPVRSQVLQPANYGGVFSGVYLRGTPSWAIEDASLVSEVADDSTAIRVSAQIHVAQHGPLAASADSSGRIPSEVRLYVALRDSGGKVLSEARSEPLTRGGSESFQTVMPMPRFGASLWSPARPVCYFMTTSLVAGSDTLHRISRTVGFKSVKIRNGHVMVNGQRLRVRGLDYVPEGPRGARAIAVSTIREDLARMRDLGVNVIRVPFSPPPPELLTLCDEMGLLVLVEEGLDWIPSDVLAKSAYRNLVQHSTERMVLSYRDHVSVLAWGLGSQLNWRDPATQAFSQWLYQTVKGLDGALCYVETENPASAAGLADFVLISLRPDSEALKLDKAGAGSMPVIVSRVQKLAAMEDPDRSQTSAGIVNQAEYLIREVLAIEATDNLDGYLIHAYSDYHGSSPLLAQPNRPDPFLLSFGIVGLDRQERIAFSRLRELAHTGQTSPPVPAGTPEQAPVAFPAIGLAALVALSIELRRNNVFRQNLKRVFLHAHGFYSDLRYRRFLHTAQPLLLWFLEAVTLSLLLSSLLYMYRNSFALDYYLTHFFPWPHLKGQLINLIWNPVQLIAFFTAIFMGLILVQTLLVQVISLLFREHVDFWQSANYVIWSFSALLYLLPIAVVFYRAVEVPSFAQVAFFGVLIGLVWSFIRLLTALRTGFGATPWRIYVTVLGVGAVIATVVLVLLENRLGTLTYLRFFHDVFMSR; encoded by the coding sequence ATGAAATTCCGCAATCAGGCAGTAAGCGCTCTCTTTCTGGTGCTGACCCTCGTGCTGACGGCGCCTGTGCGTCCGGCCGAGGGTTTCACGTTTTACGAGCAGCGCAGCCCCGTGCCTTCAACGCTTCCCCAGCTTAAGGCGCAACCGCATCAGGCCATTCTGGATCTTTCCGGCGCATGGGAATGCCGCGTCGGCGATGAGGGCGACTACTCGCCCGGCTGGATCCCCGGGGCCTTCGATAACGGGGAGACGGTCGTCAGTTACCGGCGGACATTCACTCTGGCCGACTCGCTGAAGCCGATGTACTTTGAACTGGTCGTGCCCGAAATCCACTATGCGGTGGAGGTTTGGGTGAACGGCAGTTTCGTGACATCCTTTACCGGAAGCCATCTCGGATTTACTTGCGACATTCCCCGTGAACGGTTGCGCTTCGGTTCCTCCAATGAGGTGACGCTTCGGGTGAGCAACCGGCTCAGCCCGCGCAAGACATTGCCGGTCCGCTCGCAAGTGTTGCAGCCCGCAAATTATGGCGGCGTGTTCTCGGGAGTCTACCTTCGCGGCACACCCAGTTGGGCCATCGAAGATGCGAGTTTGGTTTCGGAAGTGGCGGATGATTCCACGGCGATTCGCGTCAGTGCGCAAATCCATGTTGCCCAGCACGGTCCCTTAGCCGCGAGTGCGGACAGCTCCGGAAGAATTCCCTCAGAAGTCCGGCTGTACGTGGCCTTGCGGGATTCGGGAGGAAAGGTCCTTTCGGAAGCGCGGAGCGAACCGCTGACGCGCGGCGGCAGCGAGAGCTTTCAGACCGTGATGCCGATGCCGAGATTCGGCGCGTCGCTCTGGTCTCCGGCGCGGCCCGTCTGTTATTTTATGACGACGTCTCTGGTCGCCGGTTCCGATACCCTGCACCGCATTTCGCGCACGGTGGGTTTCAAAAGCGTGAAGATCCGTAACGGCCACGTCATGGTGAACGGGCAACGGCTTCGCGTGCGCGGTTTGGATTACGTGCCGGAAGGGCCACGTGGAGCCCGGGCCATTGCGGTTTCTACGATACGCGAAGATCTGGCCCGGATGCGGGATCTTGGCGTCAACGTCATCCGCGTTCCATTCAGTCCGCCGCCACCGGAGTTGCTCACGCTGTGCGACGAAATGGGACTGCTTGTGCTGGTAGAGGAGGGGCTGGATTGGATTCCCAGCGATGTGCTGGCAAAATCCGCCTACCGGAATCTGGTGCAGCATTCCACCGAGCGCATGGTCCTGTCCTATCGTGACCATGTCTCTGTGCTCGCGTGGGGGCTTGGGTCTCAATTGAACTGGCGCGATCCGGCCACTCAGGCCTTCAGCCAGTGGCTTTACCAGACGGTGAAGGGCCTGGATGGCGCTCTCTGCTATGTCGAGACGGAGAATCCCGCGAGTGCTGCGGGACTGGCGGATTTCGTGCTGATTTCATTGCGTCCGGACAGCGAAGCACTGAAGCTGGACAAGGCTGGCGCAGGCTCCATGCCGGTGATCGTATCCCGCGTGCAGAAACTGGCGGCGATGGAAGATCCGGATCGCAGTCAGACATCCGCAGGGATTGTCAATCAGGCCGAGTATCTGATCCGCGAAGTGCTGGCCATTGAGGCGACCGATAACCTTGACGGCTATCTGATCCATGCCTACTCGGATTATCATGGCAGCAGCCCATTGCTGGCGCAGCCGAATCGTCCCGATCCGTTCTTGTTGAGCTTCGGCATTGTGGGCCTTGACCGCCAGGAGCGCATCGCCTTCTCGAGACTTCGGGAGTTGGCGCACACCGGCCAGACGTCGCCGCCGGTTCCCGCCGGAACACCGGAGCAGGCGCCGGTGGCATTTCCCGCCATTGGATTAGCGGCCCTGGTGGCGCTGTCCATAGAGTTGCGCCGCAACAATGTTTTCCGCCAGAACCTGAAGCGCGTTTTTCTCCACGCGCACGGATTCTACAGCGACTTGCGGTACCGCCGCTTTCTGCATACGGCCCAGCCGTTGCTGTTGTGGTTCCTCGAAGCCGTCACGCTATCTCTGCTGCTCTCCTCGCTGCTGTATATGTACCGCAACAGCTTTGCGCTGGACTATTATCTGACGCATTTCTTCCCGTGGCCGCATCTCAAGGGCCAACTGATCAATCTCATCTGGAATCCGGTCCAACTCATCGCGTTCTTCACCGCGATCTTCATGGGACTGATTCTTGTTCAGACGCTGCTGGTGCAGGTCATCTCTCTGCTGTTCCGCGAGCACGTGGATTTCTGGCAGTCCGCTAATTATGTGATCTGGTCCTTCTCTGCACTGTTGTACCTGTTGCCCATCGCCGTGGTCTTCTACCGCGCGGTGGAGGTGCCAAGCTTCGCGCAGGTGGCGTTCTTCGGAGTGCTGATTGGGCTCGTCTGGAGTTTTATTCGGCTGCTTACTGCCCTGCGCACCGGCTTCGGCGCCACGCCATGGCGGATCTACGTGACGGTACTGGGCGTCGGCGCCGTAATCGCTACCGTTGTTCTTGTCTTATTGGAAAACCGTTTGGGTACCCTGACCTATTTGCGATTCTTTCATGACGTTTTCATGTCGCGATAG
- the guaB gene encoding IMP dehydrogenase: MSQQDKIRYQGITFDDVLLIPARSTVIPSQVALHSRFSRNITLNIPLVSAAMDTVSEASLCIALAREGGIGVVHKNMSAEAQAAEVNRVKRSESASILKPHTLPSNARLRDAIALMRDKGISGMPVVDGDLLVGIVTDRDLRFEEDLSKPLSEVMTPRERLVTAPPGTDPKTAQALLQKHRIEKLLLVDKDGHLAGLITAKDIQKRSLYPNACKDANGRLRVAAAVGTRPDTEERAQALVDAGTDALVVDSAHGHSENVITVVKALRKRFADVDIVAGNVVTPEGARELADAGVDALKVGVGPGSICTTRIVAGVGVPQITAILEVSDVLKPLGVPVIADGGIRYSGDIAKAIAVGADSVMIGSLFAGTEESPGDTILFEGRSYKQFRGMGSLGAMRQGSADRYFQSASDANAKFVPEGIEGRVPYKGKLADTVYQLMGGLRSAMGYCGVATIGEMQEKAQLVQSTTAGYRESHPHDVIITQEAPNYESPFDRHS; encoded by the coding sequence ATGTCTCAACAGGATAAAATCCGCTATCAGGGAATCACATTCGACGACGTGCTGCTCATCCCCGCACGCTCCACTGTTATTCCTTCACAGGTAGCCCTTCATTCGCGTTTCAGCCGCAACATCACGCTGAATATTCCGCTGGTGTCCGCGGCGATGGATACTGTCAGCGAAGCTTCGCTGTGCATCGCTCTCGCCCGGGAAGGCGGCATTGGCGTCGTTCACAAGAACATGAGCGCCGAGGCCCAGGCGGCCGAAGTCAACCGCGTCAAGCGCAGTGAGTCCGCCAGCATTTTGAAACCGCACACGCTTCCGTCGAATGCGCGATTGCGGGATGCGATTGCCCTCATGCGCGATAAAGGCATTAGCGGCATGCCCGTGGTAGACGGGGATCTGCTGGTCGGCATCGTCACCGACCGCGATCTGCGCTTTGAAGAAGATTTGTCCAAGCCGCTCTCTGAAGTTATGACGCCGCGCGAGCGCCTCGTCACCGCGCCTCCGGGCACGGATCCCAAAACGGCGCAGGCACTGCTTCAGAAACACCGCATCGAAAAACTGTTGCTTGTTGACAAAGACGGCCATCTGGCCGGCCTGATCACCGCCAAGGATATTCAGAAGCGTTCACTGTATCCGAACGCCTGCAAGGATGCCAATGGGCGTCTCCGCGTGGCCGCGGCGGTAGGAACCCGTCCGGATACCGAAGAACGCGCCCAGGCCTTGGTGGATGCCGGCACGGATGCGCTGGTCGTAGATTCCGCGCACGGCCATTCGGAAAATGTCATCACCGTGGTGAAGGCGTTGCGGAAGCGTTTTGCGGATGTGGATATTGTCGCGGGCAACGTGGTGACTCCGGAAGGCGCTCGCGAACTGGCGGATGCCGGCGTGGACGCGCTGAAGGTTGGCGTCGGTCCCGGCTCTATCTGCACTACCCGCATTGTCGCGGGCGTGGGCGTGCCGCAGATCACCGCGATTCTCGAAGTCAGCGATGTCTTGAAGCCGCTCGGCGTGCCCGTCATTGCGGACGGTGGCATTCGTTATTCCGGAGATATTGCGAAGGCGATTGCGGTGGGCGCGGATTCCGTGATGATCGGCAGCCTGTTTGCCGGTACAGAAGAGAGCCCCGGCGACACGATCCTCTTCGAAGGCCGCAGCTACAAGCAATTCCGAGGAATGGGTTCGCTCGGAGCCATGAGACAGGGAAGTGCGGATCGCTACTTCCAATCCGCTTCGGACGCCAACGCGAAGTTTGTACCGGAAGGAATTGAAGGACGGGTGCCCTACAAGGGCAAGTTGGCCGATACGGTCTACCAACTGATGGGCGGGCTGCGTTCGGCGATGGGTTATTGTGGCGTTGCGACCATCGGCGAGATGCAAGAAAAAGCCCAGCTCGTGCAATCCACGACGGCTGGGTACAGGGAAAGTCATCCGCACGATGTGATCATTACGCAGGAAGCGCCGAACTACGAGTCACCGTTTGACCGCCACTCCTGA
- the mtaB gene encoding tRNA (N(6)-L-threonylcarbamoyladenosine(37)-C(2))-methylthiotransferase MtaB has product MRLHSDSLPDMAVPSHNPQRTVSVSTLGCKLNQYESEAILAQFRQAGYAITDSVEAADVCVVNTCAVTAIAERKARSMLRSLHRKNPQAALLAVGCMAERSSAALVQIDGVNAVLGNREKEHILDFLPSASQTEAEVHIGETERAESFFGEGLAVEGLLGRTRAFLKVQDGCSQKCTYCIIPQLRGRGRSLEIPKVVEQAQQLADHGFAEIVITGVALGTYGGDLGLEDGMAKLLAALESVKGVQRIRLGSIEPWAVTDRFLKTVANSSVICPHLHIPLQSAEDFILHRMNRRYTVAEIEWIFEQAFALRSDWGFGSDIIVGFPGETEEHFGRTREFLAHSPIAYLHVFPYSSRPGTPATRLPGSVPDSDKHERVDALKTVDSALRLQFRNKFLNTTQRVLFEKRRHGDLLAGHAANYLDVYADVPESVAGSVVDMMITSLHSDGVVGELVNQG; this is encoded by the coding sequence ATGCGGCTCCACTCCGATTCACTCCCTGATATGGCCGTTCCTTCTCACAATCCGCAACGCACGGTCTCGGTCTCGACACTCGGCTGCAAGCTGAACCAGTACGAGAGCGAAGCCATTCTGGCTCAGTTTCGTCAGGCAGGTTACGCGATAACGGACTCCGTCGAAGCGGCGGATGTCTGCGTCGTCAATACCTGCGCCGTGACTGCCATCGCCGAGCGCAAGGCGCGGTCCATGCTGCGTTCGCTCCACCGTAAGAATCCACAGGCGGCATTGCTGGCCGTTGGCTGCATGGCGGAGCGCTCCTCTGCTGCCTTAGTGCAGATTGACGGCGTGAACGCGGTGCTGGGCAATCGTGAGAAAGAACATATTCTGGATTTCCTGCCGTCGGCATCACAAACCGAAGCGGAAGTGCATATTGGCGAGACGGAACGCGCCGAATCTTTCTTCGGCGAGGGCCTTGCGGTAGAAGGGCTGCTGGGACGCACCCGGGCCTTTTTGAAAGTGCAAGACGGCTGCTCGCAAAAATGCACCTACTGCATTATCCCGCAATTGCGGGGACGCGGCAGAAGCCTGGAAATTCCCAAGGTGGTTGAACAGGCACAGCAACTGGCCGATCACGGGTTTGCCGAAATTGTGATCACGGGTGTGGCGCTCGGTACGTACGGAGGCGATCTGGGCCTCGAAGACGGTATGGCCAAGCTGCTGGCGGCGCTCGAGTCCGTGAAGGGTGTGCAGCGCATACGGCTTGGAAGCATTGAGCCGTGGGCGGTGACAGACCGCTTTCTGAAGACGGTTGCGAACTCTTCGGTGATCTGCCCGCATCTGCACATCCCGCTGCAGAGCGCCGAGGATTTTATCCTGCACCGTATGAACCGGCGGTATACTGTCGCCGAAATCGAATGGATTTTTGAGCAGGCGTTTGCGCTGCGGTCCGATTGGGGATTTGGTTCGGACATCATTGTGGGTTTTCCCGGCGAGACGGAAGAGCATTTCGGCCGCACGCGGGAATTCCTGGCGCATTCTCCCATCGCTTACCTGCATGTTTTCCCCTACAGTTCGCGTCCGGGCACTCCCGCAACGCGACTCCCCGGCAGCGTCCCCGATTCCGATAAACATGAGCGCGTTGACGCGCTGAAGACGGTGGACAGCGCCCTGCGGCTGCAGTTCCGCAATAAGTTCTTGAACACAACACAGCGTGTGCTCTTCGAGAAACGCCGCCACGGCGACCTTCTGGCCGGACATGCTGCCAATTACCTCGACGTGTATGCTGACGTTCCCGAGTCCGTGGCCGGGAGTGTCGTTGACATGATGATCACAAGCCTTCATTCCGATGGAGTAGTGGGCGAACTTGTAAACCAAGGGTGA
- a CDS encoding NAD-dependent deacylase, translating to MDLAAGLVQDIVNAEHVCVFTGAGISAESGVPTFRGAEGHWRSFRPEELATPEAFVANPRLVWEWYQWRRDLLTKVRPNTGHLALAYWESLCQNFTLITQNVDGLHRAAGSRRIIELHGNIHINRCFNCGVETSLEFITFTDDVPCCSCGGMLRPGVVWFGEALPQDAVDAARRAAQACDLFVTVGTSAVVYPAAALPGIAQQAGAVVIEVNIEETPFTSQAKAHVRGKAGDILPGLVALYEKTHPHSNASIGNP from the coding sequence ATGGATCTCGCCGCCGGTCTTGTTCAAGATATTGTAAATGCAGAACATGTATGCGTTTTTACCGGTGCGGGCATTTCCGCTGAATCGGGCGTCCCGACATTCCGAGGAGCAGAAGGTCATTGGCGGAGTTTTAGGCCGGAAGAATTAGCGACTCCAGAGGCGTTTGTCGCCAATCCGAGGCTTGTCTGGGAATGGTACCAGTGGCGGCGTGATCTCTTAACCAAAGTTCGTCCCAATACAGGGCACTTAGCCTTGGCCTATTGGGAATCACTCTGTCAGAATTTTACACTTATCACTCAGAATGTTGATGGCTTGCACCGTGCAGCAGGAAGCCGTCGCATTATTGAACTGCACGGCAATATTCACATCAATCGTTGCTTCAATTGCGGCGTGGAAACGTCGTTAGAATTTATTACCTTTACGGATGACGTGCCGTGCTGTTCATGTGGCGGCATGCTGCGCCCGGGCGTGGTCTGGTTCGGCGAAGCACTGCCGCAGGATGCGGTGGACGCAGCCCGCAGAGCGGCGCAAGCTTGTGATCTGTTCGTAACCGTTGGAACATCGGCCGTGGTCTATCCGGCCGCCGCTTTGCCCGGGATCGCCCAGCAAGCGGGAGCCGTCGTTATTGAGGTAAACATCGAGGAGACACCCTTCACATCTCAGGCTAAGGCGCATGTGCGAGGCAAAGCGGGAGACATTCTGCCGGGCCTCGTAGCTCTGTATGAGAAGACGCATCCCCATTCTAACGCCTCTATCGGCAACCCATGA